The Papaver somniferum cultivar HN1 unplaced genomic scaffold, ASM357369v1 unplaced-scaffold_33, whole genome shotgun sequence genome includes a window with the following:
- the LOC113341988 gene encoding clathrin interactor EPSIN 2-like, which produces MILAKIGTMCTKFAHLLIRSTNSPGGMYRPISGGYGDGDRYGSRNDDRNGYGREREYCYKDDDRNSKGGDSYSRDGDHYGRDSDGGYKDDDYNRGRSPSNEDFQSGQKSMSYDRYREYGYDDDGLHLSRYLGSNRKTLFW; this is translated from the exons ATGATACTGGCAAAAATTGGCACCATGTGTACAAAGTTTGCGCATCTCTT GATTCGTAGCACAAACTCACCCGGGGGAATGTATAGGCCCATTTCAGGAGGTTATGGGGATGGAGATCGCTACGGAAGTAGAAACGATGACCGAAATGGTTACGGTAGAGAAAGAGAATATTGCTATAAGGATGATGATAGAAACAGTAAAGGTGGTGATTCATACAGTCGCGATGGAGACCATTATGGTAGAGACTCCGATGGTGGTTACAAGGATGATGATTATAATAGAGGAAGAAGTCCAAGTAATGAAGACTTTCAGTCTGGCCAGAAAAGTATGAGTTATGATAGATACAGGGAATATGGTTATGATGACGATGGTCTTCATTTATCAAG GTATTTGGGCTCAAATCGAAAAACATTATTCTGGTGA